One genomic window of Gallaecimonas sp. GXIMD4217 includes the following:
- a CDS encoding MFS transporter, with the protein MSTFLFLLASLTAVGQMAQTLFVPGQGAIAQEFAIAPGQTQLLMALYLFCYGLSQFCYGPWSDAVGRRPVILFGLAVFCLGSLLATFAASFELLLLGSAVQGLGSGVGGVMARTVPRDRFEGPQLTRVNGLLGMALIFSPILAPVIGGGLVSWFDWRACYGFLAGFSVLVWVLLWLAFDETHAEAGAEQGSLLRRYQSVWREPVFQGHLWTLVAVFAGVVVFEAVAGILLGERLGYPAWAVSLMFVLPLPPYVAGSFAAAFFSTRWSHNRLMKVGLRLLLASALLLLLLAWALPLSAWSLLLPVSCYFFAAGLLGPVATSGALSPFRKGAGAAGALLGGLQNLGCGLAAALSAQIPQHDALPLGALLSGFAVLAIWQGRKVGETHQQVVEHASLKTEVVQ; encoded by the coding sequence TTGTCTACCTTTCTCTTCCTGCTGGCCAGCCTGACCGCCGTCGGTCAGATGGCCCAGACCCTGTTCGTGCCGGGCCAGGGCGCCATAGCCCAGGAATTTGCCATAGCGCCTGGTCAGACCCAGCTGCTGATGGCCCTGTACCTGTTCTGCTACGGCCTGTCGCAATTCTGCTACGGTCCCTGGTCCGACGCCGTCGGTCGCCGGCCGGTGATCCTGTTCGGCCTGGCGGTGTTCTGCCTGGGATCACTGCTGGCCACCTTTGCCGCCAGCTTTGAACTGCTGCTGCTGGGCTCGGCCGTACAGGGCCTGGGCTCCGGTGTTGGCGGTGTCATGGCCAGGACCGTGCCCAGGGACAGGTTCGAAGGGCCGCAGCTGACCAGGGTCAACGGCCTGCTGGGCATGGCGCTGATCTTCTCGCCTATCCTGGCGCCGGTGATCGGCGGCGGCCTGGTGTCCTGGTTCGACTGGCGGGCCTGCTACGGCTTCCTGGCCGGCTTCTCGGTGCTGGTGTGGGTTCTGCTGTGGCTGGCCTTCGACGAGACCCATGCCGAGGCCGGTGCCGAACAGGGCTCCCTGCTGCGCCGCTACCAGAGCGTCTGGCGAGAGCCGGTCTTCCAGGGCCACCTGTGGACCCTGGTGGCGGTGTTCGCCGGCGTGGTGGTGTTCGAGGCCGTGGCCGGCATCCTGCTGGGCGAGCGCCTGGGTTACCCGGCCTGGGCGGTGAGCCTGATGTTCGTGCTGCCGCTGCCGCCCTATGTGGCCGGCTCCTTCGCGGCCGCCTTCTTCAGCACCAGGTGGTCCCACAACAGGCTGATGAAGGTCGGGCTGCGGCTGCTGCTGGCCTCGGCCCTGCTGTTGCTGCTGCTGGCCTGGGCATTGCCGCTGTCGGCCTGGAGCCTGCTGCTGCCGGTGTCCTGCTACTTCTTCGCCGCCGGCCTGCTGGGGCCCGTGGCCACCTCGGGGGCCCTGTCGCCTTTTCGCAAGGGCGCCGGCGCCGCCGGGGCCCTGCTGGGCGGCCTGCAGAACCTGGGCTGCGGCCTGGCGGCGGCGCTGTCGGCGCAGATCCCCCAGCACGACGCCCTGCCCCTGGGGGCCCTGCTGAGCGGCTTTGCGGTGCTGGCCATCTGGCAGGGCAGGAAAGTTGGTGAAACACACCAGCAAGTGGTGGAACACGCCAGTCTCAAAACGGAAGTCGTCCAGTAA